The proteins below are encoded in one region of Silene latifolia isolate original U9 population chromosome 2, ASM4854445v1, whole genome shotgun sequence:
- the LOC141631235 gene encoding uncharacterized protein LOC141631235 — MGPVWYLGERLARQCSRGALTVPVDPPRTMFREPSEAEREADLAGASGDDLLLPGEDYSAFLYGRLAYWPVVVSILCFLIDLIFETCDDRSSIDESYSSFQEVEAAGIEPPEYPETLEYTDATGRTTISELRDFDVAVTDAGLDDWQHLIRRVAPSRFVALWRVANRLRATAIEALVGGRGRQGDGESGRELAQAREETARLSRELEFRDAEIAALMARVAELEGAQQ; from the exons atgggtccggtatggtacttaggcgagcgtttggctcgtcagtgctctcggggcgcgttgacggttcccgttgatcctcctaggacgatgttcagggagccttccgaggctgagagggaggcagacttggccggtgccagtggcgacgacctccttctgcctggtgaggactactcggcgttcctctacgggaggttggcgtactggccagtagtggtgagcatcctttgttttcttattgatttgattttcgagaCTTGCGACGACAGATCGTCGATTGATGAGAGCTATTCGTCttttcaggaggttgaggcggcgggcatcgagcccccagagtaccccgagaccctcgagtacactgacgctactgggaggacgacgatctccgagctgcgtgattttgacgtagctgtgacggatgctggcctagatgactggcagcatctgattcggagg gtcgcgccatcccggttcgtggcactatggagggtggccaaccggctacgagctacggccattgaggcactcgtcggcggtcgaggtcgtcag GGTGACGGCGAGTCAgggcgagagttggcccaggcccgggaggagacggctcgcttgtcgagggagctcgagtttcgggatgccgagatcgccgctcttatggcgagggttgctgagttggagggtgcccagcagtag